The genomic interval CTCCCTCCCGAGAAGGTGGAGGGCAGGTTCCCGCGCGGCATACTCCACCAGGTGGAGAAGCCCGAGTACTGCGACGGCTACGCCGAGCTCACTAAGAGGGCACAGGGGAAATAGGGGAAATAAAAACGGTTATCGGTTGGCGTTTGCACGGGAACCGGAAAGAGGCCGGGGAACTGTAACGGGTAACCGCTAACAGGGGAAATAAAAATGGCAGACAGATACGAACTACGTTTCAGCGGCTCGGGAGGCCAGGGTATGATACTGGCGGGCATCATCATGGCCGAGGCCGCGGCCATATACGGCGACAAGAACGCCGTGCAGAGCCAGTCCTACGGACCCGAGTCCAGGGGCGGGGCCAGCAAGGCGGAGGTGGTGATAAGTGACGAGAGCATAGACTACCCCAAGGCCACCGCCATAGACTGCATGCTCGCCCTCACGCAGGAGGCCTGCACCAAGTACAGCAGCGACATAAAGGACGACGGCATACTGCTCGTGGACTCCGATATGGTGAGCGACGTCCCGGACGGCAAATTCACGGTTTACAGATTCCCCATAATAGAGACCGCGAGGGCCGAAACCGGCAAGACCATCGTGGCGAACATACTGTCTCTCGGCATGATGACCGAGCTCACCGGCGCGGTAAGCCGCGAGGCTA from Thermodesulfobacteriota bacterium carries:
- a CDS encoding 2-oxoacid:acceptor oxidoreductase family protein; the encoded protein is MADRYELRFSGSGGQGMILAGIIMAEAAAIYGDKNAVQSQSYGPESRGGASKAEVVISDESIDYPKATAIDCMLALTQEACTKYSSDIKDDGILLVDSDMVSDVPDGKFTVYRFPIIETARAETGKTIVANILSLGMMTELTGAVSREAIENAVLSRVPPAFLELNKKALTIGFDKARELKEKS